A region from the Leptospirillum ferriphilum ML-04 genome encodes:
- the thiS gene encoding sulfur carrier protein ThiS: MFVRVFLNGESQELPAPATIQTAVEHLGLSDRHLVAELNLEIFPRDAWGKKNLSDGDHLEFIGFVGGGTS; the protein is encoded by the coding sequence GTGTTTGTCAGGGTTTTCCTGAACGGTGAAAGCCAGGAATTGCCTGCTCCGGCCACGATACAGACAGCCGTGGAGCATTTGGGGCTTTCGGACCGCCATCTGGTTGCGGAACTCAATCTGGAGATTTTTCCCAGGGACGCCTGGGGAAAAAAGAATCTGTCCGACGGCGATCATCTCGAGTTTATCGGTTTTGTCGGCGGGGGAACAAGCTGA
- a CDS encoding c-type cytochrome has product MLNRYRFLFLQTALAVMFLLGPTHIVLSSENDAGVFHPPGPGEYPPGPLGDLVRKGEKIFTQTGTYAPRYTGNSLTCVSCHLDAGRKPYAAPMWAAYVHYPRFDEKKNALIQLNDRIRACFRNSLHGTPPPANGETVRALNAYIFWLAKGAPVGLPLKGQGFRTIAMPKQDSPLFRGPHILRMPDTLKGMTLYQNRCASCHGMNGQGNRSFGGPPVWGARSYPVESGFHSVRVLAEFLKMNMPPGDSNRLTDQESWDIAAYVASQPRPR; this is encoded by the coding sequence ATGTTGAACAGGTACCGATTCCTTTTCCTTCAGACAGCACTGGCCGTCATGTTTCTCCTTGGCCCGACCCACATTGTGCTGTCTTCCGAAAATGACGCCGGAGTCTTTCACCCCCCTGGCCCCGGCGAATACCCGCCAGGGCCACTGGGAGACCTCGTGAGAAAGGGCGAAAAGATTTTTACCCAAACGGGAACTTACGCTCCGCGCTATACGGGAAACAGCCTGACGTGCGTAAGCTGCCATCTCGATGCCGGCAGAAAGCCCTATGCCGCGCCCATGTGGGCGGCATATGTCCACTACCCCCGGTTCGACGAGAAGAAAAACGCATTGATTCAGTTAAACGACCGGATACGCGCCTGTTTCCGAAACAGCCTGCATGGAACCCCTCCTCCTGCCAACGGGGAAACCGTTCGAGCCCTCAATGCCTATATTTTCTGGTTGGCCAAGGGAGCACCGGTGGGGCTCCCGCTCAAGGGGCAAGGGTTCCGGACCATCGCAATGCCGAAACAGGACTCTCCCTTGTTCCGGGGACCCCATATTCTTCGGATGCCGGACACGCTTAAAGGGATGACCCTTTACCAGAACCGATGTGCCTCCTGCCATGGCATGAATGGTCAGGGCAACCGGTCCTTCGGGGGACCACCGGTCTGGGGAGCCCGGTCCTACCCAGTGGAGTCCGGCTTCCATTCCGTCCGGGTATTGGCCGAATTTCTCAAAATGAACATGCCCCCCGGCGATTCAAACAGACTGACCGACCAGGAGTCCTGGGACATTGCGGCGTATGTCGCAAGTCAGCCTCGCCCCCGTTAA
- a CDS encoding c-type cytochrome: protein MHFRKKLSRTFLAGMCLAFSAFCPTILPNPSFAEDTNGVFTPAPEESIPSGGFGDLIRNGEKIFTRTGEYAGRYTGNKLTCESCHLDRGRKAYSAPLWGAYVMYPRYRKKNHRVNTLAERIQGCFRFSMNGKAPPVDGRTIKSLIAYSFWMSRGAPVGVKLKGSRMVTLPKPAETPDPIRGKKVYVARCALCHGLHGQGRISRGEIAFPPVWGDASYNKGAGFYKVAKLAGFIKMNMPLSKGASLPAQMAWDVAAYIDSQPRPEKPLSK, encoded by the coding sequence ATGCACTTCAGAAAAAAGCTGTCGCGAACATTTCTTGCAGGAATGTGTCTGGCGTTTTCTGCCTTTTGCCCAACAATACTCCCCAACCCTTCCTTCGCAGAAGACACGAACGGTGTCTTCACCCCGGCGCCGGAGGAATCGATCCCGTCGGGGGGATTCGGGGACCTGATCCGAAACGGCGAGAAGATCTTCACCCGGACGGGAGAGTATGCCGGACGCTACACGGGCAACAAACTGACATGCGAGAGCTGTCATCTGGATCGCGGGAGAAAGGCCTACTCGGCTCCCCTGTGGGGGGCCTATGTCATGTACCCCCGTTACAGGAAGAAAAACCACAGGGTCAACACTCTTGCCGAGCGCATCCAGGGATGCTTCCGTTTTTCCATGAACGGAAAAGCCCCTCCCGTGGACGGACGCACCATCAAATCGCTGATCGCCTACAGTTTCTGGATGTCCCGGGGAGCCCCCGTAGGAGTGAAGCTGAAAGGGAGCCGAATGGTAACGCTCCCAAAACCAGCGGAAACGCCGGATCCGATCCGGGGGAAAAAGGTGTATGTCGCGCGATGCGCCCTCTGTCATGGACTCCACGGGCAGGGCCGGATCTCCCGTGGCGAAATCGCTTTCCCGCCGGTTTGGGGCGACGCTTCCTACAACAAGGGGGCCGGATTTTATAAAGTGGCAAAACTCGCCGGGTTCATCAAAATGAATATGCCTCTTTCGAAGGGAGCATCCCTTCCGGCGCAGATGGCCTGGGATGTAGCCGCCTATATCGACAGTCAACCCCGACCGGAAAAGCCCCTCTCAAAATGA
- a CDS encoding c-type cytochrome, protein MKTLFIGLFFGSLFLGAFTPLPAQGDDLMAWGKHIAEAGNGDPGNTACMECHRLRGGGMPSIGAPRIAGQTRQYIAREIREVQKGKRYGPVMAGVVENLSEHDIEAVAMYYSHIHTPKVRDVSPPSPERVAIGKIIALRGLWKKNIPACVQCHGVNGSGVPPLFPYIAGQNRTYLMRQLIAYAFLERKDDPQGLMRGIARRLSAGERKAVAEYFSSLNPPRENGR, encoded by the coding sequence GTGAAAACGCTGTTTATCGGACTTTTTTTCGGCTCCCTTTTTCTGGGAGCGTTTACCCCTCTTCCGGCGCAAGGAGACGACCTCATGGCCTGGGGGAAGCATATCGCCGAGGCCGGCAACGGGGATCCGGGCAATACGGCCTGCATGGAATGCCATCGTCTGAGGGGGGGAGGGATGCCATCCATCGGGGCCCCGCGCATTGCCGGACAGACCCGTCAGTACATCGCCCGGGAAATACGGGAAGTCCAGAAGGGCAAGCGTTATGGCCCTGTCATGGCCGGCGTGGTCGAAAACCTGAGTGAGCACGACATTGAAGCGGTTGCCATGTACTACTCGCACATCCATACCCCCAAAGTCCGGGATGTCTCGCCTCCCTCCCCCGAACGCGTGGCGATTGGAAAAATAATTGCTCTCCGGGGACTCTGGAAAAAAAACATTCCGGCCTGTGTCCAGTGCCATGGAGTGAACGGAAGCGGAGTCCCTCCCCTCTTTCCCTATATCGCCGGGCAGAACCGAACCTATCTCATGCGCCAGCTCATCGCCTATGCCTTTCTCGAAAGAAAGGATGATCCCCAGGGACTCATGCGGGGAATTGCCCGTCGCCTGTCCGCCGGGGAGAGAAAAGCCGTTGCGGAATATTTTTCGAGTCTGAATCCCCCGCGTGAAAACGGCCGCTAG
- a CDS encoding putative bifunctional diguanylate cyclase/phosphodiesterase: protein MSPKKILPSIFGYMGLRIPLLLLSTLALYLFLSAENLRIHRLITQTNRFSDSLSSLENVTNLFLLNTLSDKNVFPFPSSAYREGLLIQGQAVLSTMLDNASFLPPEDRRLLSNTSSLFGRFRSSSRDGSTIEHLSRLDRKLVLLFARLSDRTSESRILLFRRLLLVNLARGGLLLTILTGGGFFFFQKMSTSQKTSRQNYFYQALSRIDRVILTLPAVETLLTETCRIVVEEGGVSLARFICRDPGTPKGHVLSQFGHASRDFEHFEVSSDPSIPEGRGLWGETVRTARPVIWNDIAKHLLDPQVRDLYLRSGIMSGAGFPVIRGGDLFGVLLVHSNETDFFDSPLVDLINILVENLSFAIDNRDREEERLRREAEYTHLSLFDSLTDLPNRRLFQDRTAQAIERYRRTKEPFVLGILDLDGFKLVNDRLGHPAGDRLLILVAERLKGILRSTDTLARLGGDEFGLLLAGVEESGGSGLFDRIIHSLSHPFSLEKESISISGSIGFTVVPPDDADAETLLKHADIALYQVKEHGKNGWQAFSISMAESLNKQHSLRLELVSSVRENRFIFHYQPQVELRSGKVVGAEALLRWNHPAKGLLEAGSFIKTLEDCDVILETEQWGLEEILRQSDLWSRQGLNLHIRMNISCRSLLSGRFPSDLKNAFGRYPRLSPSLLELDISDTKLFRDIRKVKTIVDECRKTGVSLSIGNIGSEQGAFSYLQTLGIDRVTIPRNFVHNLENSPRDMAIVASLITSARLLLVHAVGEGIETEQEGLHLLQWGCQIGQGNAISPPLPPDKIPEWIRCYRNFSSWENWTSPPWGLTDYSLLMAKGAARVFYANFLTGIEIPGETRPEWTDSHRCMQGRWIDGDGQNTYGGIPEFEEYRQTHDHLHSLIREALHARNHLEMSRLALMKEEIRRTNQSLLQHLENLQGLNILRAGNTFRPHPP, encoded by the coding sequence GTGAGTCCAAAAAAGATCCTCCCGTCCATTTTTGGCTATATGGGCCTCCGGATTCCCCTCCTCCTTCTCTCAACTCTTGCCCTTTATTTATTTCTATCTGCCGAAAATCTTCGAATCCACCGTCTGATCACACAAACAAACCGTTTTTCCGATTCCCTGTCTTCGCTGGAAAATGTCACCAATCTTTTTCTCCTGAACACCCTCTCCGATAAAAACGTCTTTCCGTTCCCTTCCTCCGCCTATCGCGAAGGGCTTTTGATCCAGGGACAGGCCGTGTTGTCGACAATGCTGGATAATGCCTCCTTCCTGCCCCCGGAAGATCGAAGGCTTCTTTCGAATACAAGCAGCCTGTTCGGCAGATTCCGTTCCAGTTCTCGAGACGGATCGACCATCGAACATCTTTCACGACTGGACCGGAAGCTGGTTCTTCTCTTTGCACGCTTGTCCGACCGCACCAGCGAAAGCCGCATACTACTTTTCCGGAGACTGCTCCTCGTCAATCTCGCCAGAGGTGGCCTTCTCCTGACAATTCTGACCGGAGGAGGATTCTTCTTTTTTCAAAAGATGTCCACATCCCAAAAAACGTCACGACAAAATTATTTTTACCAGGCTCTTTCCCGAATCGACCGGGTCATCCTGACCCTCCCCGCAGTCGAAACTCTTCTGACGGAAACGTGTCGGATCGTTGTCGAGGAGGGAGGTGTCTCTCTGGCAAGGTTCATCTGCCGAGATCCCGGGACACCGAAAGGTCATGTCCTGTCCCAGTTTGGTCACGCTTCTCGAGACTTTGAACACTTCGAAGTCTCGAGCGACCCATCCATCCCGGAGGGAAGAGGCCTCTGGGGGGAAACTGTCCGGACCGCACGCCCGGTGATCTGGAATGACATCGCGAAGCACCTCTTGGACCCCCAGGTCCGGGATCTGTATCTCCGCTCCGGGATCATGTCCGGAGCGGGGTTCCCGGTAATACGTGGAGGAGATCTGTTTGGCGTCCTTCTCGTGCATTCGAATGAGACGGATTTTTTTGATTCCCCCCTGGTGGATCTGATCAACATTCTCGTTGAAAATCTTTCCTTCGCCATCGATAACCGGGATCGGGAAGAAGAACGGTTGCGGCGGGAAGCCGAATACACGCACCTTTCACTGTTCGACTCCCTCACCGACCTTCCCAACCGTCGACTCTTCCAGGACAGGACCGCCCAGGCCATCGAACGCTATCGCCGGACAAAAGAACCCTTTGTGCTGGGTATCCTGGATCTTGATGGATTCAAGCTCGTGAACGACAGACTTGGCCATCCGGCCGGAGACAGACTTTTGATCCTGGTCGCCGAACGTCTCAAGGGCATCCTGCGATCCACGGACACATTGGCCCGGCTGGGGGGAGACGAGTTCGGACTTCTTCTGGCCGGAGTCGAAGAATCGGGAGGCTCCGGTCTATTCGACCGCATCATCCATTCCCTGTCGCACCCTTTTTCTCTTGAAAAAGAGAGCATTTCGATCAGCGGAAGCATTGGGTTCACGGTTGTGCCTCCGGATGATGCCGATGCCGAAACCCTCCTCAAACACGCCGACATTGCGCTTTATCAAGTCAAGGAACATGGCAAGAACGGCTGGCAGGCATTTTCCATCTCTATGGCAGAGTCCCTGAATAAACAGCACAGCCTGCGACTCGAACTCGTCTCCTCCGTTCGGGAAAACCGTTTCATCTTCCATTACCAGCCTCAGGTAGAGCTGCGTTCGGGCAAAGTTGTGGGTGCCGAAGCCCTCTTGCGATGGAACCATCCTGCCAAAGGGCTTCTCGAAGCGGGATCCTTTATCAAGACACTGGAAGATTGCGATGTGATTCTTGAAACCGAACAATGGGGGCTTGAAGAAATTTTGCGCCAATCGGATCTTTGGAGCAGACAGGGTCTGAATCTCCACATCCGGATGAATATCTCCTGCCGGAGTTTGCTTTCCGGAAGATTTCCCTCGGATCTCAAAAATGCCTTTGGTCGGTATCCCCGTCTTTCCCCTTCTCTTCTGGAGCTCGACATTTCGGACACAAAGCTGTTCCGGGACATCCGAAAAGTCAAGACCATCGTCGACGAGTGCCGGAAAACTGGGGTCTCCCTCAGCATCGGAAACATTGGCAGCGAACAGGGGGCCTTCTCGTATCTGCAGACTCTGGGCATCGACCGTGTCACCATCCCCCGGAACTTTGTCCACAACCTCGAAAACAGTCCGCGTGACATGGCCATTGTCGCGAGTCTGATCACATCCGCACGACTCCTTCTCGTTCATGCTGTCGGGGAAGGAATCGAAACGGAACAGGAAGGACTCCACCTGCTTCAATGGGGGTGCCAGATCGGACAGGGCAATGCCATCTCTCCACCTCTTCCGCCCGATAAAATTCCAGAGTGGATCCGCTGTTACCGGAATTTTTCCTCCTGGGAGAATTGGACAAGTCCACCCTGGGGATTGACAGATTACTCGCTTCTTATGGCAAAAGGCGCCGCCCGGGTCTTTTATGCAAATTTTCTGACCGGAATCGAGATTCCCGGCGAAACCCGTCCCGAATGGACCGACTCCCATCGTTGCATGCAGGGCCGCTGGATCGACGGGGACGGTCAAAACACCTATGGCGGCATTCCGGAGTTTGAAGAGTACAGGCAGACCCATGATCATCTCCATTCCCTGATCCGGGAAGCTCTTCATGCCCGCAATCACCTCGAGATGTCTCGACTTGCCTTGATGAAGGAAGAAATCCGCCGGACAAATCAGTCTCTCCTTCAGCATCTCGAGAACCTTCAGGGCTTGAATATTCTGCGCGCGGGAAACACCTTCCGCCCACACCCTCCGTAA
- a CDS encoding PEGA domain-containing protein: MKRSGWYGVWIPVFLFLFSGEGFSAEFGQGGMSVIPSPLSPSPATTPMPTTPLPSPLPNRSSPSGAPPGNQPLPGITGLSAPKLFPTASRLVIRTTPPGARVFFDGIDLGRTPLNTEVPSGANRRLVLLLKGYRPVRRSIFVEAGKMLGMAFTLHPVERPSRPEKKDNRQKTP, translated from the coding sequence GTGAAACGGAGCGGGTGGTACGGGGTTTGGATTCCGGTCTTTCTCTTCCTCTTTTCAGGGGAGGGATTTTCCGCGGAGTTCGGTCAGGGGGGAATGTCCGTCATTCCCTCTCCGTTATCGCCTTCCCCCGCCACCACTCCCATGCCCACGACACCGCTCCCGTCCCCGCTGCCGAACCGCTCCTCCCCGTCGGGAGCTCCGCCCGGAAACCAGCCGCTTCCGGGGATCACAGGATTGTCCGCTCCGAAGCTTTTTCCCACCGCTTCCCGTCTTGTCATCCGGACCACCCCCCCGGGGGCACGGGTGTTTTTTGATGGGATCGATCTCGGTCGAACCCCCTTGAATACGGAGGTCCCTTCCGGAGCGAACAGGCGTCTCGTTCTTTTGTTAAAGGGGTACAGACCGGTTCGGAGGAGCATTTTTGTGGAAGCCGGAAAAATGCTCGGGATGGCCTTTACCCTTCACCCGGTTGAACGCCCTTCCCGTCCGGAAAAAAAAGACAATCGTCAGAAAACGCCCTGA
- a CDS encoding phytoene desaturase family protein has translation MHDVAIVGGGVGGVLSGSLLAHAGLDVILLEALDYLGGCSGTFAHREGVFNAGATTLVGLDDRLPVGRIARVLGIKLPVRPVDPAIRVHLPQTTVPLLRNRDAFLEALEHSFPHIDHALLWSSVFRTADALWPALSSLPVFPPNNPGESLRSLVWAMRLLSGTGLSVLGRASNHIHSVTTDPVYQQFLDHLLLITTQATSRDVTFLPAALGLSYATLDNHVALGGMSAALDALAKPIPRILRRTRVRRILPKNDRYILQTSRGEIEARKVVLNRDIWSLGELVDAEPVRLAAQKAMHRVPRRWGAVTLYFMVQLPPDRTPDLHHQIHHEKNPWTGSHSLFLSLSDPSDERLSPEGWRSVTVSTHTEPALWENLEPALYAEQKERVRTFMLDQICAHLPEFRHAAKGGILVGTPRTFRRFTGRTEGSVGGVPMTQGQFPFGFASCRTPLKGLYQVGDTVFPGQGWPGVATGVLNLMKVLEKDSVLPKDARKLLQGVF, from the coding sequence TTGCACGACGTAGCGATCGTGGGAGGGGGAGTCGGCGGAGTTCTCTCCGGATCCCTGCTGGCACATGCCGGTCTGGACGTCATCCTGCTGGAGGCCCTCGACTATCTCGGGGGGTGTTCGGGAACGTTCGCGCACAGGGAGGGTGTCTTCAATGCCGGAGCCACGACTCTGGTCGGTCTGGACGACCGGCTCCCGGTCGGAAGAATTGCCCGGGTCCTGGGGATCAAACTGCCCGTGCGCCCCGTGGATCCGGCCATCCGGGTCCACCTTCCCCAGACAACGGTCCCTTTGCTCCGGAACCGGGATGCGTTTCTGGAGGCCCTGGAACACAGCTTCCCCCATATCGATCACGCGCTCCTCTGGTCATCGGTTTTCCGGACCGCGGATGCCCTCTGGCCGGCTCTGTCGAGCCTTCCCGTTTTTCCTCCGAACAATCCGGGGGAAAGTCTGCGCTCCCTCGTCTGGGCGATGCGTCTTCTTTCCGGAACAGGTCTTTCTGTCCTCGGACGGGCGAGCAACCATATTCACTCGGTCACCACCGATCCGGTGTATCAGCAGTTTCTCGACCACCTTCTCCTGATCACGACACAGGCCACGTCCCGCGACGTGACGTTCCTTCCGGCCGCACTGGGACTCAGCTACGCCACCCTCGACAACCATGTCGCTCTCGGCGGGATGTCTGCCGCCCTTGATGCCCTGGCGAAACCGATCCCCCGGATTCTTCGCCGGACCCGGGTCCGGCGGATTCTGCCGAAAAACGACCGGTACATCCTTCAGACGTCCCGGGGAGAGATCGAAGCCCGAAAAGTCGTTCTGAACCGGGATATCTGGAGCCTCGGGGAACTGGTTGACGCGGAACCGGTGCGACTGGCGGCCCAGAAAGCCATGCACCGCGTTCCCCGACGATGGGGTGCGGTCACGCTCTATTTCATGGTGCAGCTTCCTCCGGACAGAACACCCGACCTGCACCACCAGATTCACCACGAAAAAAACCCCTGGACAGGCAGCCATTCCCTGTTTCTCTCCCTTTCGGACCCCTCGGATGAGCGGCTGTCTCCGGAGGGGTGGAGATCCGTGACCGTTTCGACGCACACGGAACCCGCCCTCTGGGAAAACCTTGAACCGGCTCTTTATGCGGAGCAAAAAGAGCGGGTGCGAACGTTTATGCTGGATCAAATATGCGCGCATCTTCCGGAGTTCCGCCACGCTGCCAAAGGAGGAATTCTGGTGGGGACACCCCGGACATTTCGTCGTTTTACCGGAAGAACCGAAGGCAGTGTGGGGGGTGTTCCGATGACGCAGGGGCAATTTCCCTTCGGCTTTGCGTCCTGCCGGACACCGCTGAAAGGACTCTATCAGGTCGGAGATACGGTTTTTCCGGGTCAGGGCTGGCCGGGAGTGGCCACGGGAGTCCTGAATCTCATGAAGGTCCTGGAAAAGGACAGCGTCCTTCCCAAGGACGCCCGAAAATTGCTTCAGGGCGTTTTCTGA
- a CDS encoding tetratricopeptide repeat protein, whose product MSLFRPFFFVLGLFLRNPAILVALLLTMFPEASVRADPPDARVQLEQKARYWEKHHRVDLAAAAYRQILFLYPGDKEALTGLIQAYLFEGKSDRASPLIRSFEKRYPQSPYLPVFQREDALGPKWIALIDRARKEETDRHYARAEALFRKAFGNGFPPPSLAEEYFHLSEKIPGGRNMALSELKALTERYPENGSYRLAYGEILSDQESTRRKGIRILAALARSQAPEAPKALVQWKKSLLWAGDNPSYLPELSQYLKAGPDPAIMHLLERARRRALAEGPLPEKAFSALHRGKMEEARDRFLLLTREDPDNPSYWTGLASAQLGLSRPDKAENALKQVRQLPLSRQRRRIVNRLERQVRYWEWIAKGRRQARKGHLSKAGRLYRLARKIEPGQTAAPDLLAGVELRLNHPRQALEIATQVLSRHPKDPQAISAFLGALDSLGRYREAANFLQSLPPDKRRRMERSSSFLVLEGTVYAHTGQVDRADRRLSEAGRSPLPLTSRDQIARGWAYASLGETLPLESVLKSLRTSPDLSVEEASQVHQLEHLDLHLTVDRLLARKDETGARNRVQSFLQDHPGDRTALREEVRVDLAGGQTENAFSLLCSLHPENHYSGARFAIASALESHHTKTAGKWLDEARAHWGNRTGLTILDSRFLADSGHVRKARQILKKSLERFPRSVKLHLALARLDLRQNHSREARKEALEAQKRAGEEIGAEHQADALEAANTLAAISTQETALSGSHFEFLLGETAFTQYTQYYYTQIGGFFPVGFLQGEKGEAPVYLHAFVQGNAFTFQYHPTVTSASFLSQTYVGTTPALGVRLPTFFGSVEADAGWGFALHDQTLTPPGLVSGLFLQGDLSADIAGGNLDLFANYTGYISYTYFQSRYLHPFWSNPEKDYSLAAGPEFIVQGNSNYSAFQGGGALRFSLLPIDSTLLLDIGALGSSAFGGVGGYEGFSWYFYY is encoded by the coding sequence ATGAGTCTTTTTCGTCCGTTCTTCTTCGTCCTTGGTCTTTTTCTCCGGAATCCCGCGATTCTTGTCGCTCTTCTCCTGACAATGTTCCCGGAAGCCTCTGTCCGGGCGGATCCTCCCGATGCACGGGTCCAGCTTGAGCAAAAAGCCCGCTACTGGGAAAAACATCACCGGGTTGATCTGGCAGCGGCCGCCTATCGCCAGATCCTTTTTCTCTATCCCGGGGACAAGGAGGCATTGACCGGACTCATCCAGGCTTATCTTTTCGAGGGAAAAAGCGACAGGGCCAGCCCCCTGATCCGGTCGTTTGAAAAGCGTTACCCGCAAAGCCCCTATCTCCCGGTTTTTCAGCGGGAAGATGCTCTGGGACCGAAGTGGATCGCTCTGATCGATCGCGCCCGGAAAGAAGAAACAGACCGGCATTATGCCCGGGCGGAAGCCTTGTTCCGGAAAGCTTTCGGAAACGGCTTTCCTCCTCCGTCTCTTGCGGAAGAATACTTTCACCTGAGCGAAAAAATTCCGGGAGGAAGAAACATGGCCCTGTCGGAGCTCAAGGCCCTGACCGAGCGCTATCCGGAGAACGGCTCCTACCGCCTCGCCTATGGCGAAATTCTCTCGGATCAGGAGTCGACCCGCCGAAAGGGGATCCGGATCCTTGCCGCCCTGGCCCGGTCACAGGCGCCGGAAGCCCCAAAAGCCCTTGTCCAGTGGAAAAAATCCCTCCTCTGGGCAGGGGACAATCCCTCCTACCTCCCGGAACTTTCCCAATACCTGAAAGCCGGGCCGGATCCGGCCATTATGCATCTTTTGGAACGGGCTCGGCGACGGGCATTGGCCGAAGGCCCACTGCCGGAAAAAGCGTTCAGCGCCCTTCACCGGGGCAAGATGGAAGAAGCCCGTGACCGGTTTCTGCTTCTGACCAGGGAAGACCCCGACAATCCGTCCTACTGGACAGGACTTGCGTCCGCCCAGCTGGGGCTTTCGCGTCCGGACAAGGCGGAAAATGCCCTGAAACAAGTCCGGCAGCTTCCGCTATCGCGTCAGCGTCGCCGGATCGTCAATCGTCTCGAGAGACAGGTCCGATACTGGGAATGGATTGCAAAAGGACGACGACAGGCCCGCAAAGGACACCTGTCGAAAGCCGGACGTCTCTATCGCCTCGCCCGGAAGATCGAGCCCGGACAAACGGCCGCCCCCGATCTTCTTGCAGGAGTTGAACTTCGCTTGAACCACCCTCGTCAGGCGCTTGAGATTGCCACGCAGGTTCTCTCCCGACACCCGAAGGATCCCCAGGCGATCTCCGCTTTTCTTGGGGCCCTGGACTCCCTGGGACGTTACCGGGAGGCGGCGAATTTCCTGCAATCTCTTCCCCCGGACAAGCGCCGGCGCATGGAACGCTCCTCGTCCTTTCTTGTTCTTGAAGGGACCGTGTATGCCCATACCGGACAGGTTGACCGGGCCGACAGGAGGCTTTCGGAAGCCGGACGAAGCCCTCTTCCCCTGACCAGTCGGGACCAGATCGCCCGGGGATGGGCCTATGCGTCTCTCGGCGAAACTCTTCCGCTGGAGTCTGTTCTGAAATCACTCCGGACGTCTCCGGATCTTTCCGTGGAAGAAGCCTCCCAGGTTCATCAGCTTGAACACCTCGACCTGCATCTGACCGTCGACCGTCTCCTGGCAAGAAAGGATGAAACGGGGGCCCGAAACAGGGTCCAGTCCTTTCTGCAGGACCACCCCGGCGACCGCACTGCGTTGCGGGAAGAGGTCCGGGTGGATCTCGCCGGCGGACAGACGGAAAACGCCTTTTCTCTTTTGTGTTCCCTGCATCCTGAAAATCATTATTCCGGCGCAAGATTTGCCATCGCCTCCGCTCTTGAGAGCCATCACACAAAGACCGCCGGGAAATGGCTCGACGAAGCCCGTGCGCATTGGGGCAACCGTACAGGGCTGACTATCCTCGACAGCCGTTTTCTGGCCGATTCCGGACATGTCCGGAAGGCCCGGCAGATCCTGAAAAAGTCTCTCGAACGCTTCCCGCGGTCGGTAAAACTCCATCTCGCCCTCGCCCGCCTCGACCTCCGCCAAAACCACTCCAGAGAAGCCCGCAAAGAAGCTCTGGAAGCCCAGAAGCGCGCAGGAGAGGAAATCGGGGCCGAACACCAGGCCGACGCCCTGGAAGCGGCGAACACTCTGGCCGCCATCTCAACACAGGAAACGGCTTTGTCCGGAAGTCATTTCGAATTTCTTCTTGGAGAAACGGCCTTCACCCAGTACACACAGTATTACTACACCCAGATCGGAGGGTTTTTCCCGGTCGGTTTCCTTCAGGGCGAGAAAGGAGAGGCCCCGGTCTACCTGCATGCCTTCGTCCAGGGGAATGCGTTTACGTTCCAGTACCACCCCACGGTGACATCGGCCTCTTTCCTCTCTCAGACGTATGTCGGAACGACCCCGGCGCTCGGAGTTCGCCTGCCGACGTTTTTTGGCAGCGTGGAAGCCGACGCCGGATGGGGATTTGCGCTCCACGACCAGACACTGACCCCTCCCGGCCTCGTCTCGGGTCTTTTTCTCCAGGGAGACCTGTCCGCCGACATCGCGGGAGGAAATCTTGACCTCTTTGCCAACTACACGGGGTACATCTCCTATACCTACTTTCAGTCCCGCTATCTTCACCCTTTCTGGAGCAATCCGGAGAAAGACTATTCCCTTGCTGCAGGACCGGAATTCATCGTGCAGGGGAACAGCAACTACAGCGCCTTCCAGGGAGGGGGAGCTCTCCGGTTCTCCCTTCTTCCAATCGACTCGACCCTGCTTCTGGACATCGGGGCTCTTGGATCCTCCGCATTTGGAGGAGTCGGTGGATACGAGGGATTCTCATGGTATTTTTATTACTGA